A portion of the Acidisarcina polymorpha genome contains these proteins:
- a CDS encoding AraC family transcriptional regulator translates to MEVVLFPQDAIPARNAGVVSSRQACLELLARTLEAQVRPDPKGVIKKTAVPDISIIRSNHATSTKSQMSRPTIWITLQGATTVIREKQHLSYSPGEAFLLMAGSGCSCTVHASSAGNPYLGLCVELDYAHSREIADRLGLLRKSAISSDRSDISALDLSLPLLQCLLRTISLLESPKAVQILQQSLLREICYWLQSGPGGRQLAQRLFTAGQGIRASDAVRHLHANFSNPVCVDDLADLVCMSPATLHRQFKLLTSLSPHQYLKRLRLLEARRLLFGGKTNVKSVAFQVGYLSASHFSREYARLFGQPPGQKEVKHRGARILQDQQMAEVED, encoded by the coding sequence ATGGAGGTTGTTTTGTTCCCTCAAGATGCTATTCCAGCAAGGAACGCTGGCGTTGTGTCATCCAGGCAAGCGTGCTTGGAACTCCTCGCGCGTACTCTCGAGGCCCAGGTCAGACCGGATCCTAAAGGTGTTATAAAGAAAACCGCCGTTCCTGACATTTCCATCATTCGGTCCAACCATGCAACGTCAACCAAGTCTCAAATGTCGAGACCGACAATTTGGATCACGCTTCAGGGCGCAACTACAGTTATCCGTGAAAAGCAACACCTCTCTTATAGTCCCGGTGAAGCGTTTCTCTTAATGGCTGGATCAGGCTGCAGCTGCACGGTGCACGCAAGCAGTGCCGGTAATCCCTATCTCGGGCTCTGTGTAGAGTTGGACTACGCCCACTCACGAGAGATTGCAGATAGACTTGGTCTCCTACGGAAATCGGCTATTTCCTCCGACAGGTCTGATATCTCGGCACTTGATCTAAGCTTGCCACTGCTGCAGTGTTTGTTGCGCACGATCTCTTTACTCGAGAGCCCAAAGGCAGTGCAAATTCTTCAGCAAAGTCTGCTGCGAGAGATTTGCTATTGGCTGCAATCAGGTCCGGGCGGGAGGCAGCTTGCGCAGCGCCTCTTTACAGCGGGCCAAGGGATTCGTGCCTCCGATGCCGTAAGGCATTTGCACGCGAACTTTAGCAATCCTGTGTGTGTTGACGACCTAGCAGATCTTGTTTGCATGAGTCCGGCCACGTTACACCGCCAGTTCAAGCTTTTGACCTCTTTGTCCCCACACCAGTACCTAAAACGACTTCGGCTTCTAGAAGCCAGGCGGCTGCTCTTTGGTGGTAAGACGAATGTGAAGAGCGTCGCCTTTCAGGTGGGATACCTAAGTGCGTCTCATTTCAGCAGGGAGTACGCACGTCTGTTCGGCCAGCCTCCCGGACAGAAAGAGGTTAAGCACAGGGGCGCTCGTATCTTGCAAGATCAACAAATGGCTGAGGTGGAAGATTGA
- a CDS encoding amidase family protein: MAIATDMKVSLGPFSTVQQLSSALNRNELSAEELLMATVERIEAVNPTVNAIVAMDVDLARKSARESDKRRAANAVRGPLDGIPMTVKDSIAVEGFPATSGFPPLANYRPNSDAPSVSRLRRAGVTFVGKSNLSTMASDFQSDNSLFGTTRNPWNLEMTSGGSSGGAAAALATGMIPLELGSDIGGSVRQPAHFCGIYAHKPTFEIYPQRGHVPPPPGVMSIADMGVLGPMARSAQDLNLALEALLLDEESTGRGRWIPEIPPPRFARLSAARIALWSSDDAFPVDRATADMMETVATRLEKAGAAVDRHARPFSDLTEVADAYFQLLMPLLLGSYTPNELEAMLERNPDAKFVKLIHAGARQTAAEMAKSKEVQTRAISSWRTFFERFDALICPVSPHAAFPHNLSVSSVERELVVQERRYPYWDHVVWCGALANFAYLPATARPITFTSAGLPMGIQIVGPYLEDRTPIHAALLMDDLFGGFIPPPQFEENKDW; encoded by the coding sequence ATGGCAATCGCAACTGATATGAAAGTTTCGTTAGGACCCTTTTCGACTGTGCAGCAGCTTTCCTCCGCGCTAAACAGAAACGAGCTAAGCGCTGAGGAATTATTGATGGCGACTGTCGAGCGAATCGAAGCAGTCAACCCCACCGTCAACGCCATCGTCGCGATGGACGTGGATCTCGCCCGGAAATCGGCGAGGGAAAGCGACAAGAGGCGCGCGGCAAATGCCGTTCGCGGGCCGCTCGACGGCATACCGATGACCGTGAAGGATAGTATTGCAGTCGAGGGATTTCCTGCCACATCAGGCTTTCCTCCCCTGGCAAATTATCGCCCGAACTCCGACGCGCCGAGCGTGTCGCGATTGAGACGTGCCGGCGTCACGTTCGTTGGCAAATCTAATTTGTCCACGATGGCCAGCGACTTTCAGAGCGACAATTCGCTTTTCGGTACTACGCGCAACCCTTGGAACCTGGAGATGACGTCCGGAGGTTCCTCGGGAGGCGCGGCAGCGGCCCTGGCTACAGGCATGATACCGCTGGAGCTCGGTAGTGATATTGGCGGCTCGGTTCGCCAACCGGCTCATTTCTGCGGCATATACGCCCATAAGCCGACGTTCGAAATCTATCCGCAACGAGGCCACGTTCCGCCGCCGCCGGGGGTCATGAGCATAGCCGACATGGGAGTGCTCGGACCGATGGCCAGGTCCGCCCAGGATTTAAACCTGGCGCTAGAAGCTCTCCTTCTCGACGAAGAAAGCACAGGCCGAGGCAGATGGATACCTGAAATACCACCTCCCCGCTTCGCACGTCTTTCAGCAGCCCGCATTGCACTCTGGTCGAGCGATGATGCGTTCCCGGTAGATCGCGCTACTGCCGACATGATGGAAACGGTCGCCACGCGTCTCGAAAAGGCAGGTGCTGCAGTAGATCGACACGCTCGGCCGTTTTCTGATTTGACCGAAGTCGCGGACGCCTACTTTCAGCTACTCATGCCTCTGCTGCTCGGGAGTTACACGCCGAACGAATTGGAAGCCATGTTGGAGCGTAACCCCGATGCAAAGTTTGTGAAACTGATCCACGCCGGCGCGCGTCAGACTGCGGCGGAGATGGCGAAGTCGAAGGAAGTTCAAACGAGGGCAATCTCCTCTTGGCGTACCTTTTTTGAGCGATTCGACGCTCTAATTTGTCCTGTTTCGCCCCACGCCGCGTTCCCTCACAATCTTTCGGTTTCATCCGTAGAGCGCGAGTTGGTGGTCCAGGAGCGCCGCTACCCTTATTGGGATCATGTGGTCTGGTGCGGGGCACTGGCGAATTTTGCTTATCTTCCGGCGACCGCCAGACCAATCACCTTCACCTCCGCCGGACTACCGATGGGAATCCAAATCGTAGGCCCATATCTGGAAGACCGAACACCGATCCACGCGGCCCTGCTAATGGACGATCTATTCGGAGGCTTCATACCGCCTCCGCAATTTGAGGAAAACAAAGATTGGTGA
- a CDS encoding SDR family NAD(P)-dependent oxidoreductase has product MGKLDGKVAVITAATSGMALATARLFAEEGAHVFITGRRQEKLDEAVKLIGRNVTGVQGDASNLADLDRLYDTVKREKGSIDVLFASAGRGEPAPLEQVTEEFFDNIFDLNVRGTLFTVQKALPLFNDKGSIFLNGSGMSVKGFPGFSVYAGSKAALRSFVRTWLLELKQRGIRVNVLSPGPIDTPANDWMSEEMKEYIRAQVPRGEWGRPEEIATVALFLASSDSSFINGMELFVDGGATQI; this is encoded by the coding sequence ATGGGTAAGCTCGATGGAAAGGTCGCAGTCATTACTGCGGCGACCTCCGGCATGGCATTGGCGACGGCGAGACTGTTTGCTGAAGAGGGTGCCCACGTGTTTATTACGGGGCGCAGGCAGGAGAAGCTGGATGAGGCGGTGAAGCTGATTGGACGAAATGTGACAGGTGTGCAAGGGGATGCGTCGAACCTGGCAGATCTGGATCGGCTCTACGATACGGTGAAGCGGGAGAAGGGCAGCATCGACGTCTTGTTCGCGAGTGCTGGAAGAGGCGAGCCTGCGCCGCTTGAGCAGGTGACAGAGGAGTTTTTTGACAACATCTTCGATCTCAACGTGCGGGGTACTCTGTTCACAGTGCAGAAGGCGTTGCCCCTGTTCAACGACAAGGGCTCGATCTTCCTGAATGGATCGGGCATGAGCGTGAAGGGATTCCCCGGCTTTTCCGTCTACGCTGGGAGCAAGGCCGCGCTGCGGTCGTTTGTGCGGACTTGGCTGCTTGAACTGAAGCAGCGAGGCATCCGGGTGAATGTACTGAGCCCGGGGCCGATCGACACGCCAGCCAACGACTGGATGAGTGAGGAGATGAAGGAATACATCCGAGCGCAGGTGCCGCGAGGGGAGTGGGGACGCCCGGAGGAGATTGCCACCGTCGCGCTGTTCCTGGCGTCCAGCGATTCAAGCTTCATCAACGGTATGGAGTTGTTCGTGGATGGCGGAGCGACGCAGATCTGA
- a CDS encoding glutaminase family protein: MLQLTNAIILCFLCAGSFAVQTAAQSSPIASPQPVRYPATPLITHNPYFSIWSDTDDLTASNTVHWTGKPQPIVGLLRVDGKTMRFMGASPHELPAMQQIAHLVTPTHTRYSFTGGGVQLDLTFFTPTILSDLDILSRPVTYISYTLKSIDGRSHADVAVLTDVDPVIAVNAPGEPVTYSRNQTETQTILSVGSRDQRILNRSGDDLRIDWGYFHLSVPKDEESVSAIVRDTSVEPGGVFVTTGMLPIADDMDASSVVGRGDAHLATELLFHTVTDQSMTRHVLVSYTEGYAIQFLERNLRPWWQRNGQSVAAMLDAAEREMPALDRRATDLDTSLTADLTRTAGANYANLCILAYRQAWAAHGLVADLDGMPLVFGKENFSNGSIGTVDVLYPAAPLFLFFNPALLEAELRPLMQYTALPNRWRFPFAPHDLGTYPLANGQTYGGGEATEADQMPVEESGNMLIMLDAVARAEVNGKPNTALAAEHWTKITQWAEFLRGHGLDPENQLTTDDFAGHVTHNANLALKAIDALEAYADLARLLGKDDVARDYSKTAHDFAGKWITMDQEGDHYKLAYDSANTWSQKYNLVWDQILGYNLFPKSLRDSEIAFYKTKINKFGLPLDSREDYTKLDWSIWTATLASNPVDFNAIMDPIALWINLTPSRVPLTDWYDTKTGEQEHFQARSVVGGVFIKALTDKQLTDKWRAMAADKK; this comes from the coding sequence TTGCTGCAGCTTACGAATGCCATCATCCTCTGCTTCCTATGTGCCGGCTCTTTCGCTGTCCAGACAGCGGCCCAGTCCTCCCCAATCGCCTCGCCGCAGCCCGTCCGGTATCCCGCTACTCCCCTGATCACTCACAACCCCTATTTCTCCATATGGTCCGACACCGATGACCTCACCGCCTCGAACACCGTCCATTGGACCGGCAAGCCGCAGCCCATCGTCGGCCTCCTTCGAGTCGACGGCAAGACCATGCGTTTTATGGGTGCCTCTCCGCACGAGCTCCCCGCCATGCAGCAGATCGCCCATCTCGTCACCCCCACCCACACCCGCTACAGCTTCACCGGTGGCGGCGTCCAGCTCGATCTTACCTTCTTCACTCCTACCATCCTCTCTGATCTCGACATCCTTTCCCGCCCCGTCACCTATATCAGCTACACCCTCAAATCGATCGACGGCAGATCTCACGCCGATGTCGCCGTCCTTACCGACGTCGACCCCGTCATCGCCGTCAACGCGCCCGGCGAACCCGTCACCTACTCTCGGAATCAGACCGAGACCCAGACCATTCTTTCCGTTGGCTCCCGCGATCAGCGGATTCTTAATCGCTCCGGCGACGACCTCCGCATCGACTGGGGATACTTCCATCTCTCCGTTCCCAAAGACGAAGAGTCCGTTTCGGCCATCGTCCGCGACACCTCCGTCGAACCCGGTGGTGTCTTCGTCACCACCGGCATGCTTCCTATCGCCGACGACATGGACGCCTCCTCCGTCGTCGGCCGAGGCGACGCCCACCTCGCTACGGAACTCCTCTTCCACACCGTGACCGACCAGTCGATGACCCGCCACGTCCTCGTCTCCTACACTGAGGGCTACGCCATACAGTTTCTCGAACGAAACCTCAGGCCATGGTGGCAGCGCAACGGTCAATCCGTCGCCGCCATGCTCGACGCCGCCGAGCGCGAGATGCCCGCCCTTGATCGTCGCGCCACTGACCTCGACACCTCCCTTACCGCCGATCTCACTCGCACCGCCGGGGCTAACTACGCCAACCTCTGCATCCTCGCCTACCGCCAAGCATGGGCGGCTCACGGCTTGGTCGCTGATCTCGATGGCATGCCCCTCGTCTTCGGCAAGGAGAACTTCTCTAACGGCTCCATAGGTACCGTCGACGTCCTTTACCCCGCCGCTCCGCTCTTCCTCTTCTTCAATCCCGCCTTGCTTGAGGCCGAGCTCCGTCCCCTCATGCAGTACACCGCGCTGCCCAATCGCTGGCGCTTTCCCTTCGCCCCGCATGACCTCGGCACCTACCCGCTCGCCAACGGCCAGACCTACGGCGGCGGCGAGGCGACCGAAGCAGATCAGATGCCCGTTGAAGAATCCGGCAACATGCTTATCATGCTCGACGCCGTCGCGCGGGCAGAGGTGAATGGCAAACCAAACACCGCCCTTGCCGCCGAACACTGGACCAAGATTACCCAGTGGGCCGAGTTTCTTCGGGGCCACGGCCTGGATCCCGAAAACCAGCTCACCACCGACGACTTCGCCGGCCACGTCACTCACAACGCCAATCTCGCCCTTAAGGCCATCGACGCCCTCGAGGCCTACGCCGATCTTGCCAGACTCCTGGGCAAGGATGACGTTGCCCGCGACTACTCTAAGACCGCCCACGACTTTGCCGGCAAGTGGATCACCATGGATCAGGAAGGCGACCACTACAAGCTCGCCTACGATTCCGCCAACACCTGGAGCCAGAAATACAACCTCGTCTGGGATCAGATCCTCGGTTATAACCTCTTCCCCAAATCCCTCCGCGACTCGGAGATCGCCTTCTACAAAACCAAAATCAACAAATTCGGCCTTCCGCTTGATAGCCGCGAAGATTACACTAAGCTCGATTGGTCGATCTGGACCGCCACCCTGGCGTCCAATCCCGTCGACTTCAACGCTATTATGGATCCCATCGCCCTCTGGATTAACCTAACCCCGAGCCGCGTCCCGCTCACCGACTGGTATGACACCAAGACCGGCGAGCAGGAGCATTTCCAGGCCCGCTCCGTCGTCGGCGGCGTCTTCATCAAAGCCTTGACCGACAAACAACTCACCGACAAATGGCGCGCGATGGCGGCCGACAAGAAGTAG